A genomic segment from Candidatus Korarchaeum cryptofilum OPF8 encodes:
- a CDS encoding glutamate--tRNA ligase — protein MEDVKELIVRLAAENALKYGKADTKAVIGKILYMRPDLKQNVRELIPLVEEAVRAVNEMPKEALEGIVGEVKKEKKEEVRKWPDLPKAERGKVVTRVAPEPNGYPTLGHAKGLLVPFIYARLYDGKFLLRFEDTNPRVERLEYYEAIRNEFSRLLEACEEELGLSPGRWDEEIIESYHLEEMYSLAKKLIEAGKAYVCTCPAAEVRKRRKLGISCDHRDQPIEKNLELWEKMLNGGFREGEAHLRLKTDMSHPNVTMRDPGIFRVIEAEHPIHGDKYRVYPVYDFSVSVMDSLTGVTHAFRSKEFEPHVDVQRHIVRALGLREYEMIQFGRITVEGIPLSKRYIRPLVESGILEGWDDPRIPTLRGLFRRGINPRAIVRFFYELGPSKVDATVNMEAIASINRKILDPIAERYMFVPNPIKAKIEGLTPPVIAQVEVHPDSKRKREIRLDESEVFIASSDLEGLKPGDELRLRGLVNVTIRSVNPDEVSLRVSEEQRVKGVKIIQWAPVRNGVPARLFVPESPYSFRMLGGYGEPALRGIKEGEIVQFVRVGFARLDRRDPLTFILSHD, from the coding sequence ATGGAGGATGTTAAGGAGCTAATAGTGAGATTGGCTGCTGAGAACGCTCTTAAGTATGGAAAAGCAGATACTAAAGCTGTAATAGGAAAAATATTATACATGAGACCGGACCTCAAGCAAAACGTGAGGGAACTGATCCCCCTAGTGGAGGAAGCGGTCCGAGCAGTGAATGAGATGCCCAAGGAGGCGCTGGAGGGCATAGTGGGGGAAGTGAAGAAGGAGAAGAAGGAGGAGGTGAGGAAGTGGCCCGATCTACCTAAAGCTGAGAGGGGAAAGGTCGTCACCAGGGTAGCTCCAGAGCCCAACGGTTATCCAACGCTCGGACATGCTAAAGGGCTCCTCGTCCCCTTCATATACGCTAGGCTCTACGATGGCAAATTCCTCCTGAGGTTCGAGGACACAAACCCCAGAGTGGAGAGGCTAGAGTATTACGAAGCGATAAGGAACGAGTTCTCACGCCTCCTCGAAGCATGCGAGGAGGAGCTCGGCCTCTCCCCTGGCAGGTGGGATGAGGAGATAATAGAGTCCTATCACTTAGAGGAGATGTACTCCCTCGCTAAGAAGCTCATAGAGGCAGGCAAGGCTTACGTTTGCACATGCCCAGCAGCTGAAGTCAGGAAGAGGAGGAAGCTAGGGATAAGCTGCGATCACAGGGATCAACCAATCGAGAAGAATTTGGAACTTTGGGAGAAGATGCTCAATGGCGGCTTCAGGGAGGGAGAGGCTCATCTCAGGCTGAAGACGGACATGAGCCATCCAAATGTCACGATGAGGGATCCCGGGATATTCAGAGTGATAGAAGCCGAGCACCCGATACACGGGGATAAGTACAGGGTTTACCCTGTCTACGATTTCTCAGTTAGCGTCATGGACTCATTGACGGGCGTGACTCACGCCTTCAGGAGCAAGGAATTCGAGCCTCATGTAGATGTTCAGAGGCACATAGTGAGAGCTTTGGGGTTGAGGGAATATGAGATGATCCAGTTCGGCAGGATAACCGTAGAGGGAATACCTCTCTCCAAGAGGTACATAAGGCCCTTGGTGGAGAGCGGTATCTTAGAGGGATGGGACGATCCGAGGATACCCACGCTGAGGGGGCTCTTCAGGAGGGGGATAAATCCCAGAGCTATAGTAAGGTTCTTCTATGAACTGGGGCCGAGCAAAGTGGATGCTACTGTCAACATGGAGGCCATAGCTTCGATAAACAGGAAGATACTGGATCCAATAGCTGAGAGGTATATGTTCGTTCCGAACCCGATAAAAGCTAAGATAGAGGGCCTGACACCGCCGGTAATAGCTCAAGTGGAAGTACATCCCGATTCGAAGAGGAAGAGGGAGATAAGGCTGGATGAGAGCGAGGTCTTCATAGCCTCGTCAGATCTGGAGGGCCTGAAGCCTGGAGATGAGCTCAGGTTGAGGGGCTTGGTCAATGTAACCATCAGGAGCGTGAATCCCGACGAGGTCTCCCTAAGAGTGAGCGAGGAACAGAGAGTTAAGGGTGTGAAGATAATACAGTGGGCACCGGTCAGGAATGGAGTCCCAGCTAGGCTCTTCGTCCCCGAGAGTCCTTACAGCTTCAGGATGCTCGGGGGTTACGGTGAGCCGGCCTTGAGGGGAATAAAGGAGGGCGAGATAGTCCAGTTCGTGAGGGTCGGCTTCGCTAGATTGGACAGAAGGGACCCCCTGACCTTCATATTATCGCATGACTGA
- a CDS encoding methyltransferase RsmF C-terminal domain-like protein — MKEFLEWVKDWFGSEISGVELFPSGKDKIRACSPEAKVEISNVFLRGVYVAKRAPYGFIISIEGSFIIGRSAKRHLVDLSESDFRRWMRGDYIELKLPEKGVYIVRYGEVFAGSGYYDGRVLRNLIPKVRTLEREG, encoded by the coding sequence GTGAAGGAGTTCCTAGAATGGGTGAAGGATTGGTTCGGATCTGAGATCTCAGGGGTGGAATTATTCCCATCAGGGAAGGATAAGATCAGAGCATGCTCTCCTGAGGCGAAGGTCGAGATTAGTAATGTCTTCCTGAGGGGAGTCTACGTAGCGAAGAGAGCGCCTTACGGTTTCATAATAAGCATAGAAGGATCCTTCATCATAGGGAGGAGCGCGAAGAGGCATTTAGTGGATTTAAGCGAATCTGATTTCAGGAGATGGATGCGTGGAGATTATATAGAGCTAAAACTACCTGAGAAGGGTGTCTATATAGTGAGATACGGTGAGGTCTTCGCCGGCTCCGGATACTACGATGGGAGAGTCCTCAGGAACTTGATACCGAAGGTGAGGACTCTCGAGAGGGAGGGATAG
- a CDS encoding NOL1/NOP2/sun family putative RNA methylase codes for MEFGIPEGLIKPEFERRYRELLGDEYETFLSFMAKRPVPSIRVNPMKIDPEWLLSVLRANGWELSQIPWYGYGYRVIRGPERLGNTEWHQLGLYYVQEAASMVPPVLLSPKPGERVLDLAASPGSKATQISEMMLYKGLVVANDVSPERVDSLSSNVQRMGSMNVVVTMFDGRRAPDVLGRESFDKVLLDSPCSSLGEVRRSWGALARWSPRNVEKISRLQVSLAKAAYETLKPGGLMVYSTCTFEPKENEWVVYKLLEIGAVIEEPEVKGLVWRKGLRKWMDWDFGNEMEKCMRIYPQDNDTIGFFIAVLRKPG; via the coding sequence ATGGAATTCGGTATACCCGAGGGCCTGATAAAACCGGAGTTCGAGAGGAGGTATAGGGAGCTCCTAGGGGATGAGTATGAGACCTTCCTATCATTCATGGCCAAGAGGCCGGTCCCGAGCATAAGGGTAAATCCTATGAAGATCGATCCGGAATGGCTCCTCTCAGTTCTGAGAGCTAACGGATGGGAGCTCTCCCAGATACCTTGGTACGGATATGGTTATAGGGTAATAAGGGGCCCCGAAAGACTTGGAAATACTGAATGGCATCAGTTAGGCCTTTATTATGTCCAGGAAGCTGCATCCATGGTGCCCCCTGTTCTCCTCTCACCTAAGCCCGGTGAGAGAGTGCTGGATTTAGCAGCTTCCCCGGGATCCAAGGCGACGCAGATATCGGAGATGATGCTATACAAAGGGTTGGTCGTAGCCAATGATGTGAGCCCGGAGAGGGTGGATTCCCTATCATCCAACGTCCAGAGGATGGGCTCTATGAACGTAGTGGTCACTATGTTCGATGGCAGGAGGGCTCCGGATGTGCTGGGAAGGGAGTCCTTCGATAAGGTGCTCCTAGACAGCCCTTGCAGCTCACTCGGGGAGGTTAGGAGGAGCTGGGGAGCTCTAGCTAGATGGAGCCCCAGGAACGTTGAGAAGATATCGAGGCTCCAAGTCTCCCTAGCTAAAGCTGCTTACGAGACCTTGAAGCCCGGAGGGCTGATGGTCTACTCCACTTGCACGTTCGAGCCGAAGGAAAATGAGTGGGTCGTTTATAAATTGCTCGAGATCGGAGCGGTAATTGAGGAGCCCGAAGTTAAGGGGCTGGTCTGGAGGAAGGGGTTGAGGAAATGGATGGATTGGGATTTCGGGAACGAGATGGAGAAGTGCATGAGGATATACCCTCAGGACAACGATACGATAGGGTTCTTCATAGCGGTACTGAGGAAGCCAGGGTGA